The Salvelinus alpinus chromosome 22, SLU_Salpinus.1, whole genome shotgun sequence DNA window GTGGTCCCAGAAGATTCTGATGTCATTCTAGAGAAATGCAGTTACAGAGATATATTACTATCTGTCTAGATGATCTCTCTGTGAGGTCGTATTGGACTCATATTGTCATTCAGATGAAAATGTAATACAAACTGGGTCTTATTGATCTTTTAAAATATGTAGTTTACAGGCTCCTTCTGAGAGGTCATATCCCTCTCACTTCTCGGCGAGGTGGAAAAATGCGATGGTATATTAGTCTTGTATATTTTTATTGATTCACATTTCCTATCGGTCCTTTATGATTTCTCTAAGCAAACTGTGCCGTGTCCACATATAGCTTCCACATACGTAcgcacacacgtatacacacacatggAATTCAGTCCAAGGGGAAGGGTTTAatgttcctctctccctccaaaaTATGTAATCTAATTGGTTGATGTCACAGGTTGAGTGGCAGTCATTGGCTGGCAGCAATGCCAGTTCTCGCCCTGCTGGTTCAGGCCCCCAATTTGACCTTGGTAGATATTACACTGTGGCATAGTTTTCTTAAAGGGACAGAACCCAAGTCAATACAAGTATACGAAATGGTCTTCAATGAAATGGAAAGGTTTTTGCCTGTGATAGTAAAAAGTAGTAAGAGATTGACCTCACAGAGAATGTTTACGTGATACCAAGATCAATAGATTGAAAACTTGAAAAGAGATGACTTTCTTTCAGAACACATGTCCCCAGTGATGAAATAGTCCTGTTATAATGAATAAACATAATGGGTCGGAACAAATGGTATGGGTTGACCCCGATTTTCAACAGATTATCTATTTGACAATAATGGTTAAATACCGGTATGCACTTGACAGTGTCCTTTTACAGAATATCGAAAGAATTTCGGTCTGATTTCATATTTCATTAGGAGTGACAGATTATCTGTCAAAGGAAGTTGAATCTCTACCTTGTTTACAGAGAAGGCTTTTGGTTGGTTTTTGTATCTTGGAGGATGTTGATTTAATCAAGCATATTTGATGTCTAGCATCACTTTGGACGGAAAGCGTATCTAAGATGCCAAAATTGTATATTCACTCAGAAGGTCTAAAACATAGTGAAGAAGGTGATACACACTTCAAAGTCTGTGTAATTTTCCCCCTGCATGCTGTtgaaagaaaagaaaaaggaACGTTTGCGACTGTCTCATTTTTCGGTGTATGCAAACCACTCAAAATGTCTAAAACAGTTAGAAGGGGGTACTTCCTCTCATAACCAAGACTGTATACTATTTCAACAGAGAGGGAAGTAAGAGTAACCCAAAGATTATTCCATAGCTCTTTCCTCTTACAAGAAACAACAGGCTAGTATCACATCCCTCTTAAAGTGAAAGGAGAAAAACAGGTGTTGAATCGAAAAGGTAAATGCTATTATCAAATGATTTATTCTACTAGAAACACTATGAAAACAGCACCTAGCCTCAGCCGCTCAGTCAGCATGTCCCATCAAGAATACAACCAATTTGTTTTGCACATTTGGCCGTAAGGGATGCAAAGGAATGTTTTGGTATAAACCCTGTATTTTCAATCTAGCTTTCACATCCTTTGCTGGCACGGGGTAACATGGGTGATTTTGTGACTGTGGGGTCCTTTCAGAAGCTGCCCCGGCTGGCTACCAGAGCCTTCAGCACAACAACCAAACAGATGAAGAACAAGGTGCCAGATCATCAGAAGATATTCCAGGTGAGCATGACATCGTTAGGACACCTGGATGAGAAACAATCCCAAACTAAGAAAACCAGAGGCGTCTTAATAACAGTGAATTTAGATTTTTATTGGCAGTCAACAAGATGTGATTTTGACAGCACAACGTTCATCAGTGTCTGCAGAACATGTTTAATCAAGTACTTTAGAGAAACATTGACCTGATTGGGATCTACTGTATGTGTCATGTTGCAAGCGTGATGAATTGCCTGAGATCCACCGTTGTTGGTTGGCACCTCAGAGGGGTGTTCAGTTCTTCAGATTAATGGTCTGGAATGCAATTCAGTCTGGTTTTATCATCACATATCACAAAGTTATTTTTGGCTTACAATAAAAGCCTCCAATGATTCATGATCATGAATAGGTATTTGAACCCTAACTTTGGTTGCAGGCGGACAACGGCTTGCCAGTCCACATCAAGGGAGGGACCACTGATGTCCTTCTCTACCGTCTAACAATGACCATCACCCTCGCAGGTACATGTTACAGTCCTCCGTCAACGCACTCTGTACATTTGGAGTATTGTGGTGCTGGTTTTCTATGCCGTATCACATATGTTCTAATCATTGTGTCTTTCTGTTCTTTTTAGGCACTGGATACTCCTTATTCTGGATTCTATGTGCCTGTCAGCCTAAGGGCAAATGAGGAAGCCCTGCTAATGCATGTGTTTATTGTTTGAATCAATTCCACTTTCTGAACTTCTTCTAATGTCATGGTACAATTTCTGTACAGAATAAATCTCTCCGTTATGCCTCTGTCTCAAGGAAAGCCTGAATGTCAGTGTGTGTAAATGTCAACCACTTAAGAAATATTTCCCTCTATCGCCCATGTGTTAATTCCCTTAACCTCATTGAAAATATCTATTCCTGCCACTCCGTGTTCAATCAGAGAAATTATAAGGAACATTTCACAGGGAACAAGCTTTGGAAATATCCCTGTGTTACATGGCCGTAGATAGCAACAAGAGGTGTGACTATTTCAATCAGTAACATCAAAAAGCTAAATGTAC harbors:
- the LOC139549076 gene encoding cytochrome c oxidase subunit 7A2, mitochondrial-like is translated as MNHLLKLPRLATRAFSTTTKQMKNKVPDHQKIFQADNGLPVHIKGGTTDVLLYRLTMTITLAGTGYSLFWILCACQPKGK